A window of the Brachyhypopomus gauderio isolate BG-103 chromosome 14, BGAUD_0.2, whole genome shotgun sequence genome harbors these coding sequences:
- the LOC143475091 gene encoding phospholipid scramblase 1-like yields the protein MASDASSAVDLQPRRSDAFPNPNYGGQVPVPPGYVPPQTPAMMPVPQRPLGCPPGLEYLTQIDQLLIHQQIELAEVILGWETCNKYLVKNTLGQQVFFVAEENDCCNRQFCGAMRSFVLHVQDNMGQEVITLTRPLRCSGVCCPCCLQELEVQAPSGTPIGYVVQDWHPYLPKFTIQNERREGVLKIVGPCCSCKCCSDVNFEVLSMDESTNVGRISKQWTGFLREAFTDADNFGIKFPMDLDVKMKAVLLGACFLIDFMYFENTQKNN from the exons ATGGCTTCAGATG CGTCTAGTGCTGTTGATCTCCAGCCAAGGAGAAGTGATGCCTTCCCCAACCCTAATTATGGTGGTCAAGTGCCAGTCCCACCCG GATACGTGCCTCCGCAGACACCTGCCATGATGCCGGTACCTCAGAGACCGCTCGGCTGCCCTCCAGGACTGGAGTACCTGACCCAG ATCGACCAGCTTCTCATTCATCAACAAATCGAGTTGGCTGAAG TTATTTTAGGCTGGGAGACGTGTAATAAGTACCTGGTGAAGAACACACTGGGGCAGCAGGTCTTCTTCGTGGCGGAGGAGAACGACTGCTGTAACAGGCAGTTCTGTGGCGCCATGCGCTCCTTCGTCCTTCACGTCCAGGACAACATGGGTCAGGAGGTCATCACCCTCACGCGGCCTCTAAGATGCAGCGGCGTCTGCTGCCCCTGCTGCCTGCAAGAG CTGGAGGTCCAGGCCCCATCAGGCACTCCCATTGGGTACGTGGTTCAGGACTGGCACCCCTACTTGCCCAAGTTTACCATCCAGAACGAGAGACGAGAGGGCGTTCTGAAGATCGTGGGACCATGCTGTTCCTGTAAATGCTGCTCGGACGTGAACTTCGAG GTCCTGTCCATGGACGAGTCCACCAACGTGGGCAGGATCAGTAAACAGTGGACCGGCTTCCTGCGGGAGGCTTTCACCGACGCAGACAACTTCGGCATCAAGTTCCCCATGGACCTCGACGTGAAGATGAAAGCTGTTCTTCTCGGAGCCTGCTTCCTCATT GACTTCATGTATTTTGAAAATACTCAAAAGAATAACTGA